A single genomic interval of Cyprinus carpio isolate SPL01 chromosome B24, ASM1834038v1, whole genome shotgun sequence harbors:
- the LOC109060015 gene encoding WD repeat-containing protein 48-like codes for MATHHRQNAAGRRKVQVSYVIRDEVEKYNRNGVNALQLDPALNRLFTAGRDSIIRIWSINQHKDPYIASMEHHTDWVNDIVLCCNGKTLISASSDTTVKVWNAHKGFCMSTLRTHKDYVKALAYAKDKELVASAGLDRQIFLWDVNTLTALTASNNTVTTSSLSGNKDSIYSLAMNQMGTVIVSGSTEKVLRVWDPRTCAKLMKLKGHTDNVKSLLLNRDGTQCLSGSSDGTIRLWSLGQQRCIATYRVHDEGVWALQVNEAFTHVYSGGRDRKIYCTDLRSPDIRVLICEENAPVLKMELDRSADPHSAIWVSTTKSTVNKWSLKGIHNFRASGDYDNDCSAPLTPLCTQTEQVIKGGASIIQCHILNDKRHILTKDTNNNVAYWDVLKACKVEDLGKMEFDEEIKKRFKTVYVPNWFSVDLKTGMLTITLDESDCFAAWVSAKDAGFTSPDGSDPKLNLGGLLLQALLEYWPRTHINPSDDETELNHGSVNGEHESRIQKGNGYFQVPPHTPVIFGEAGGRTLFRLLCRDSGGETESMLLNETVPQWVIDITVDKNMPKFNKIPFYLQPHSSSGAKTLKKDRLSASDMLQVRKVMEHVYEKIINLDSESQTGAASAEKPSEQKEEEDMAVLAEEKIELLCQDQVLDPNMDLRTVKHFIWKSGGDLTLHYRQKST; via the exons ATGGCGACGCATCACAGGCAGAATGCAGCGGGGCGCAGGAAAGTGCAG GTGTCATACGTGATCAGAGACGAGGTGGAGAAATATAATCGTAATGGAGTCAATGCACTACAGCTGGATCCAGCACTTAACCGGCTCTTCACCGCCGGACGAGACTCCATCATCAGGATATGGAGCATTAACCAGCACAA GGATCCGTACATTGCATCGATGGAGCATCACACAGACTGGGTCAATGACATCGTCCTCTGCTGCAACGGCAAAACAC TGATATCAGCGTCGTCAGACACTACGGTGAAGGTCTGGAACGCACACAAGGGCTTCTGCATGTCAACACTGCGAACACATAAG GACTATGTTAAAGCATTGGCATACGCTAAAGACAAAGAGCTGGTGGCTTCTGCAGGACTGGACAGACAGATCTTTCTCTGGGATGTGAACACACTGACCGCGCTGACCGCGTCCAATAACACCGTCACTA CATCTTCTCTCAGCGGAAACAAGGACTCCATCTACAGTCTGGCCATGAATCAGATGGGGACGGTTATAGTGTCAGGATCCACTGAAAAG GTTCTGAGAGTGTGGGACCCGCGAACCTGTGCCAAACTGATGAAGCTGAAAGGACACACGGACAACGTTAAATCACTGCTGCTCAACAGAGACGGGACTCAG TGTCTCTCGGGGAGCTCAGACGGGACGATCCGGCTCTGGTCTCTGGGTCAGCAGCGCTGTATCGCCACGTACCGCGTTCACGACGAGGGCGTCTGGGCGCTGCAGGTCAACGAGGCCTTCACACACGTGTACTCCGGAGGCCGCGACCGGAAGATCTACTGTACAGACCTGCGCAGTCCTGACATCCGTGTGCTGATCTGTGAGGAGAACGCTCCCGTGCTGAAG ATGGAGCTGGACCGGTCAGCTGATCCGCATTCGGCCATCTGGGTTTCCACCACGAAGTCCACGGTTAATAAGTGG TCTCTGAAGGGTATCCATAATTTCCGAGCGTCTGGTGATTATGACAATGACTGCAGCGCTCCGCTGACGCCGCTGTGCACGCAGACAGAGCAAGTGATCAAAG GTGGCGCCAGTATAATTCAGTGCCACATTCTGAACGACAAGCGACACATTCTGACCAAAGACACCAACAATAACGTGGCGTACTGGGATGTGCTGAAG GCCTGTAAAGTTGAAGACTTGGGCAAGATGGAGTTTGACGAAGAGATCAAGAAAAGGTTCAAGACGGTTTATGTGCCGAACTGGTTTTCGGTGGATCTGAAGACAGGG ATGCTGACGATAACGCTGGACGAGAGCGACTGCTTTGCAGCCTGGGTTTCTGCTAAAGACGCTGGCTTCACCAGCCCTGACGGATCCGACCCGAAAC TGAATCTGGGCGGACTGCTGCTGCAGGCTCTGCTGGAGTACTGGCCTCGCACTCACATCAACCCCTCGGACGACGAGACCGAACTCAATCACGGGAGCG TGAACGGCGAGCACGAGAGCCGGATACAGAAAGGAAACGGATATTTCCAGGTGCCGCCGCACACTCCGGTGATCTTCGGCGAAGCGGGAGGGAGGACGTTATTCAG GCTGCTGTGTCGAGACTCCGGCGGAGAAACGGAGTCCATGTTACTGAACGAGACGGTCCCGCAGTGGGTCATCGACATCACAGTGGAC AAAAACATGCCCAAATTCAACAAAATCCCGTTCTACCTCCAGCCCCATTCGTCCTCCGgagcaaaaacattaaagaa GGATCGTCTGTCGGCCAGTGACATGTTACAGGTGAGGAAGGTGATGGAGCACGTGTACGAGAAGATCATAAACCTGGACAGCGAGTCGCAGACGGGCGCTGCGTCCGCAGAGAAGCCCAGCGagcagaaggaggaggaggacatgGCAGTGCTAGCGGAGGAGAAGATCGAGCTGCTCTGTCAAGACCAG GTTCTGGATCCCAACATGGATCTGCGGACGGTGAAGCACTTCATCTGGAAGAGCGGCGGCGATCTGACGCTCCATTATCGGCAGAAATCCACGTGA